The Arachis hypogaea cultivar Tifrunner chromosome 19, arahy.Tifrunner.gnm2.J5K5, whole genome shotgun sequence genome has a window encoding:
- the LOC112775549 gene encoding coatomer subunit delta: MVVLAASIVGKSGKVLVSRQFVDMSRIRIEGLLAAFPKLIGTGKQHTYVETENVRYVYQPIEALYLLLVTNKQSNILEDLETLRLLSKLVPEYSYSLDEEGICKNAFELIFAFDEVISLGHKENVTVAQVKQYCEMESHEEKLHKLVMQSKINETKDVMKRKASEIDKSKIEKNRGDKGGFGPLQSMGSGRIESGFNDLSISSSGTGFGSGSGFGMTTDIDSFSTKSKGRPTSAATAPPKGLGMKLGKSQRTNQFLESLKAEGEVIVEDVQPKVGPSRAAAAPLTDPITLTVEEKLNVTLKRDGGVSNFDVQGTLSLQILNQEDAHIQVQVQTGENQAISFKTHPNMNKDLFANENILGLKDPNRPFPTGQGSEAGVGLLKWRMQSTDESMVPLTINCWPSSSGNETYVSIEYEASSMFELRNVVVSVPLPALREAPTVNQIDGEWRYDSRNSILEWSILLIDNSNRSGSMEFVVPQADSSAFFPISVRFMATDTFSDLKVANIIPLKGGNQPKYAQRTQLITENYQVV, translated from the exons ATG GTTGTACTTGCTGCATCCATTGTGGGCAAATCTGGTAAAG TTCTGGTTTCTAGGCAGTTTGTTGATATGTCTCGTATAAGGATTGAGGGCCTTCTGGCAGCTTTTCCGAAATTGATTGGCACCGGAAAACAGCACACTTACGTTGAGACCGAGAATGTGCGCTATGTTTACCAGCCAATAGAAGCACTCTATCTACTTCTTGTGACAAACAAACAAAGCAACATACTGGAAGATTTAGAAACTCTGAGACTTCTCTCCAAACTT GTGCCTGAGTATTCTTATTCCCTCGATGAGGAAGGTATTTGCAAAAATGCATTTGAGCTGATTTTTGCCTTtgatgaagtcatctctcttggCCACAAGGAGAATGTCACTGTTGCACAAGTTAAGCAATACTGTGAGATGGAGAGTCATGAAGAGAAACTACACAAGCTGGTTATGCAGAGCAAAATTAATGAAACAAAGGATGTTATGAAGCGTAAAGCTAGTGAGATTGATAAGAGCAAG ATTGAAAAGAACAGAGGTGATAAAGGTGGATTTGGCCCATTACAGTCTATGGGCTCGGGAAGAATTGAAAGTGGCTTTAATGATTTGAGCATATCTAGCAGTGGAACTGGTTTTGGAAGTGGCTCAGGTTTTGGAATGACTACTGACATTGATTCCTTTTCTACAAAGTCTAAAG GCCGTCCAACTTCGGCTGCCACTGCTCCTCCCAAGGGTCTTGGAATGAAGCTTGGTAAATCACAAAGGACAAATCAATTTTTAGAATCATTGAAAGCAGAAGGTGAGGTCATTGTTGAAGATGTTCAGCCAAAAGTTGGTCCGTCTCGGGCAGCTGCCGCACCACTTACTGATCCCATCACACTAACTGTTGAGGAGAAACTAAATGTGACTCTAAAACGAGATGGTGGAGTAAGTAATTTTGATGTTCAAGGAACATTATCGCTTCAAATTCTTAACCAAGAGGATGCACATATTCAAGTTCAG GTCCAAACTGGTGAAAATCAAGCCATCTCCTTCAAGACACATCCTAACATGAACAAAGATTTATTTGCCAATGAAAATATCCTAGGGTTAAAAGATCCCAATAGGCCTTTCCCCACTGGTCAAGGCAGTGAAGCTGGTGTTGGCCTCCTAAAGTGGAGAATGCAAAGCACTGATGAATCAATGGTGCCTCTGACAA TAAACTGCTGGCCCTCATCTTCTGGAAATGAAACTTACGTCAGCATTGAATACGAAGCTTCATCAATGTTTGAGCTGCGGAACGTAGTGGTCTCGGTTCCTCTACCTGCACTTAGAGAAGCACCAACTGTTAACCAGATTGATGGTGAATGGAG GTATGACTCTAGGAATTCTATTTTGGAGTGGTCTATCCTTCTGATTGATAATTCAAACCGCAG TGGGTCAATGGAGTTTGTTGTTCCCCAAGCAGACTCATCAGCATTCTTTCCCATTTCAGTCCGTTTTATGGCAACCGACACATTTAGTGACCTGAAG GTTGCTAACATCATACCACTTAAGGGGGGCAATCAACCCAAATATGCTCAGAGAACGCAGTTGATCACAGAAAACTACCAAGTTGTGTGA
- the LOC112776226 gene encoding vesicle-associated membrane protein 727, which produces MSQRGLIYSFVAKGTVVLAEHTQYTGNFSTIAVQCLQKLPSNSSKYTYSCDGHTFNFLIDSGFVFLIVADESVGRSVPFVFLERVKDDFVKRYGASIKNDGAHPLADDDEDDDLFEDRFSIAYNLDREFGPALKEHMQYCLTHPEEISKLSKLKAQITEVKGIMMDNIEKVLDRGEKIELLVDKTENLQFQADSFQRQGRQLRRKMWLQNLQMKLMVGGGILILIIVLWVIACGGFKC; this is translated from the exons ATGAGTCAGAGAGGTTTAATATATAGCTTTGTTGCCAAAGGAACTGTTGTCTTAGCAGAACACACGCAATATACTGGAAATTTCAGCACCATTGCTGTTCAGTGCTTGCAGAAGCTGCCTTCAAATAGCAGCAAATACACATATTCATGTGATGGTCACACGTTTAACTTCCTCATAGATAGTGGATTTG TTTTCCTTATTGTCGCAGATGAATCGGTTGGAAGGAGTGTTCCTTTTGTATTTCTTGAACGGGTGAAGGATGATTTTGTGAAGCGATATGGTGCGAGCATTAAGAATGACGGTGCCCATCCACTTGCTGATGACGATGAAGATGATGACTTATTCGAAGACAGATTTAGCATCGCCTATAATCTAGATCGTGAATTTGG ACCAGCGCTTAAGGAGCATATGCAGTATTGCTTGACCCACCCGGAAGAAATAAGTAAACTATCGAAATTGAAGGCTCAGATAACCGAGGTCAAGGGAATAATGATGGACAACATTGAGAAG GTTTTGGATCGTGGAGAGAAGATTGAACTTCTGGTTGACAAAACAGAAAACTTGCAATTCCAg GCCGACAGCTTTCAGAGGCAGGGGAGGCAGCTAAGAAGGAAGATGTGGCTGCAGAATCTCCAGATGAAGCTGATGGTGGGAGGAGGAATCCTTATCTTAATCATAGTATTGTGGGTTATTGCTTGTGGTGGTTTCAAGTGTTGA
- the LOC112776164 gene encoding omega-6 fatty acid desaturase, endoplasmic reticulum isozyme 1 isoform X2: MCLEIGVYCVRSFNNTTMGAGGRVTKIEAQKKPLSRVPHSNPPFSVGQLKKAIPPHCFERSLFISFSYVVYDLLMAYLLFYIATTYFHKLPYPFSFLAWPIYWAIQGCILTGVWVIAHECGHHAFSKYQLVDDMVGLTLHSCLLVPYFSWKISHRRHHSNTGSLDRDEVFVPKPKSKVSWYNKYMNNPPGRAISLFITLTLGWPLYLAFNVSGRPYDRFASHYDPYAPIYSNRERLLIYVSDSSVFAVTYLLYHIATLKGLGWVVCVYGVPLLIVNGFLVTITYLQHTHASLPHYDSSEWDWLRGALATVDRDYGILNKAFHHITDTHVAHHLFSTMPHYHAMEATNAIKPILGDYYQFDGTPVYKALWREAKECLYVEPDDGASQKGVYWYKNKF; this comes from the exons ATGTGTTTGGAAATTGGTGTCTATTGTGTTAG GAGCTTTAACAACACAACAATGGGAGCTGGAGGGCGTGTCACTAAGATTGAAGCTCAAAAGAAGCCTCTTTCAAGGGTTCCACATTCAAACCCTCCATTCAGTGTTGGCCAACTCAAGAAAGCAATTCCACCACATTGCTTTGAACGTTCTCTTTTCATATCATTCTCATATGTTGTCTATGATCTCTTAATGGCCTACTTACTCTTCTACATTGCCACCACTTATTTCCACAAGCTTCCATACCCATTTTCCTTCCTTGCTTGGCCAATCTATTGGGCCATCCAAGGCTGCATTCTCACCGGTGTTTGGGTGATTGCTCATGAGTGTGGCCACCATGCCTTCAGCAAGTACCAACTTGTTGATGACATGGTTGGTTTGACCCTTCACTCTTGTCTATTAGTTCCTTATTTCTCATGGAAAATCAGCCACCGCCGCCACCACTCCAACACAGGTTCCCTCGACCGCGACGAAGTGTTTGTCCCGAAACCAAAATCAAAGGTATCATGGTATAACAAGTACATGAACAATCCACCAGGGAGGGCTATTTCCCTTTTCATCACACTCACACTAGGATGGCCCTTGTACTTGGCCTTCAATGTTTCTGGCAGACCCTATGATAGATTTGCAAGCCACTATGACCCTTATGCTCCCATATACTCTAACAGGGAAAGGCTTCTAATTTATGTCTCAGATTCATCTGTCTTTGCTGTAACATATCTGCTATATCACATAGCAACTTTGAAAGGTTTGGGTTGGGTGGTATGTGTTTATGGGGTGCCATTGCTCATTGTGAATGGGTTTCTAGTTACCATAACCTATTTGCAGCACACACATGCATCATTGCCTCACTATGATTCATCCGAATGGGACTGGTTAAGAGGAGCATTGGCAACAGTGGACAGAGATTATGGGATACTGAATAAGGCATTTCATCATATAACTGATACGCATGTGGCTCATCATTTGTTCTCAACAATGCCTCATTACCATGCAATGGAAGCAACCAATGCAATAAAGCCAATATTGGGTGATTACTACCAATTTGATGGCACCCCAGTTTACAAAGCATTGTGGAGAGAAGCCAAAGAGTGCCTCTATGTGGAGCCAGATGATGGAGCTTCTCAGAAGGGTGTTTATTGGTACAAGAACAAGTTCTGA
- the LOC112776164 gene encoding omega-6 fatty acid desaturase, endoplasmic reticulum isozyme 1 isoform X1 has translation MCLEIGVYCVRHFHILSFLFSIFIGFPRHNRTSNNWSFNNTTMGAGGRVTKIEAQKKPLSRVPHSNPPFSVGQLKKAIPPHCFERSLFISFSYVVYDLLMAYLLFYIATTYFHKLPYPFSFLAWPIYWAIQGCILTGVWVIAHECGHHAFSKYQLVDDMVGLTLHSCLLVPYFSWKISHRRHHSNTGSLDRDEVFVPKPKSKVSWYNKYMNNPPGRAISLFITLTLGWPLYLAFNVSGRPYDRFASHYDPYAPIYSNRERLLIYVSDSSVFAVTYLLYHIATLKGLGWVVCVYGVPLLIVNGFLVTITYLQHTHASLPHYDSSEWDWLRGALATVDRDYGILNKAFHHITDTHVAHHLFSTMPHYHAMEATNAIKPILGDYYQFDGTPVYKALWREAKECLYVEPDDGASQKGVYWYKNKF, from the exons ATGTGTTTGGAAATTGGTGTCTATTGTGTTAGGCATTTTCacatcctttcttttcttttctctatttttatagGATTCCCAAGGCATAATAGAACTTCAAATAACTG GAGCTTTAACAACACAACAATGGGAGCTGGAGGGCGTGTCACTAAGATTGAAGCTCAAAAGAAGCCTCTTTCAAGGGTTCCACATTCAAACCCTCCATTCAGTGTTGGCCAACTCAAGAAAGCAATTCCACCACATTGCTTTGAACGTTCTCTTTTCATATCATTCTCATATGTTGTCTATGATCTCTTAATGGCCTACTTACTCTTCTACATTGCCACCACTTATTTCCACAAGCTTCCATACCCATTTTCCTTCCTTGCTTGGCCAATCTATTGGGCCATCCAAGGCTGCATTCTCACCGGTGTTTGGGTGATTGCTCATGAGTGTGGCCACCATGCCTTCAGCAAGTACCAACTTGTTGATGACATGGTTGGTTTGACCCTTCACTCTTGTCTATTAGTTCCTTATTTCTCATGGAAAATCAGCCACCGCCGCCACCACTCCAACACAGGTTCCCTCGACCGCGACGAAGTGTTTGTCCCGAAACCAAAATCAAAGGTATCATGGTATAACAAGTACATGAACAATCCACCAGGGAGGGCTATTTCCCTTTTCATCACACTCACACTAGGATGGCCCTTGTACTTGGCCTTCAATGTTTCTGGCAGACCCTATGATAGATTTGCAAGCCACTATGACCCTTATGCTCCCATATACTCTAACAGGGAAAGGCTTCTAATTTATGTCTCAGATTCATCTGTCTTTGCTGTAACATATCTGCTATATCACATAGCAACTTTGAAAGGTTTGGGTTGGGTGGTATGTGTTTATGGGGTGCCATTGCTCATTGTGAATGGGTTTCTAGTTACCATAACCTATTTGCAGCACACACATGCATCATTGCCTCACTATGATTCATCCGAATGGGACTGGTTAAGAGGAGCATTGGCAACAGTGGACAGAGATTATGGGATACTGAATAAGGCATTTCATCATATAACTGATACGCATGTGGCTCATCATTTGTTCTCAACAATGCCTCATTACCATGCAATGGAAGCAACCAATGCAATAAAGCCAATATTGGGTGATTACTACCAATTTGATGGCACCCCAGTTTACAAAGCATTGTGGAGAGAAGCCAAAGAGTGCCTCTATGTGGAGCCAGATGATGGAGCTTCTCAGAAGGGTGTTTATTGGTACAAGAACAAGTTCTGA
- the LOC112776164 gene encoding omega-6 fatty acid desaturase, endoplasmic reticulum isozyme 1 isoform X4, whose product MGAGGRVTKIEAQKKPLSRVPHSNPPFSVGQLKKAIPPHCFERSLFISFSYVVYDLLMAYLLFYIATTYFHKLPYPFSFLAWPIYWAIQGCILTGVWVIAHECGHHAFSKYQLVDDMVGLTLHSCLLVPYFSWKISHRRHHSNTGSLDRDEVFVPKPKSKVSWYNKYMNNPPGRAISLFITLTLGWPLYLAFNVSGRPYDRFASHYDPYAPIYSNRERLLIYVSDSSVFAVTYLLYHIATLKGLGWVVCVYGVPLLIVNGFLVTITYLQHTHASLPHYDSSEWDWLRGALATVDRDYGILNKAFHHITDTHVAHHLFSTMPHYHAMEATNAIKPILGDYYQFDGTPVYKALWREAKECLYVEPDDGASQKGVYWYKNKF is encoded by the coding sequence ATGGGAGCTGGAGGGCGTGTCACTAAGATTGAAGCTCAAAAGAAGCCTCTTTCAAGGGTTCCACATTCAAACCCTCCATTCAGTGTTGGCCAACTCAAGAAAGCAATTCCACCACATTGCTTTGAACGTTCTCTTTTCATATCATTCTCATATGTTGTCTATGATCTCTTAATGGCCTACTTACTCTTCTACATTGCCACCACTTATTTCCACAAGCTTCCATACCCATTTTCCTTCCTTGCTTGGCCAATCTATTGGGCCATCCAAGGCTGCATTCTCACCGGTGTTTGGGTGATTGCTCATGAGTGTGGCCACCATGCCTTCAGCAAGTACCAACTTGTTGATGACATGGTTGGTTTGACCCTTCACTCTTGTCTATTAGTTCCTTATTTCTCATGGAAAATCAGCCACCGCCGCCACCACTCCAACACAGGTTCCCTCGACCGCGACGAAGTGTTTGTCCCGAAACCAAAATCAAAGGTATCATGGTATAACAAGTACATGAACAATCCACCAGGGAGGGCTATTTCCCTTTTCATCACACTCACACTAGGATGGCCCTTGTACTTGGCCTTCAATGTTTCTGGCAGACCCTATGATAGATTTGCAAGCCACTATGACCCTTATGCTCCCATATACTCTAACAGGGAAAGGCTTCTAATTTATGTCTCAGATTCATCTGTCTTTGCTGTAACATATCTGCTATATCACATAGCAACTTTGAAAGGTTTGGGTTGGGTGGTATGTGTTTATGGGGTGCCATTGCTCATTGTGAATGGGTTTCTAGTTACCATAACCTATTTGCAGCACACACATGCATCATTGCCTCACTATGATTCATCCGAATGGGACTGGTTAAGAGGAGCATTGGCAACAGTGGACAGAGATTATGGGATACTGAATAAGGCATTTCATCATATAACTGATACGCATGTGGCTCATCATTTGTTCTCAACAATGCCTCATTACCATGCAATGGAAGCAACCAATGCAATAAAGCCAATATTGGGTGATTACTACCAATTTGATGGCACCCCAGTTTACAAAGCATTGTGGAGAGAAGCCAAAGAGTGCCTCTATGTGGAGCCAGATGATGGAGCTTCTCAGAAGGGTGTTTATTGGTACAAGAACAAGTTCTGA
- the LOC112776164 gene encoding omega-6 fatty acid desaturase, endoplasmic reticulum isozyme 1 isoform X3 codes for MHAFLSNEGSFNNTTMGAGGRVTKIEAQKKPLSRVPHSNPPFSVGQLKKAIPPHCFERSLFISFSYVVYDLLMAYLLFYIATTYFHKLPYPFSFLAWPIYWAIQGCILTGVWVIAHECGHHAFSKYQLVDDMVGLTLHSCLLVPYFSWKISHRRHHSNTGSLDRDEVFVPKPKSKVSWYNKYMNNPPGRAISLFITLTLGWPLYLAFNVSGRPYDRFASHYDPYAPIYSNRERLLIYVSDSSVFAVTYLLYHIATLKGLGWVVCVYGVPLLIVNGFLVTITYLQHTHASLPHYDSSEWDWLRGALATVDRDYGILNKAFHHITDTHVAHHLFSTMPHYHAMEATNAIKPILGDYYQFDGTPVYKALWREAKECLYVEPDDGASQKGVYWYKNKF; via the exons ATGCATGCTTTCTTGTCAAATGAAGG GAGCTTTAACAACACAACAATGGGAGCTGGAGGGCGTGTCACTAAGATTGAAGCTCAAAAGAAGCCTCTTTCAAGGGTTCCACATTCAAACCCTCCATTCAGTGTTGGCCAACTCAAGAAAGCAATTCCACCACATTGCTTTGAACGTTCTCTTTTCATATCATTCTCATATGTTGTCTATGATCTCTTAATGGCCTACTTACTCTTCTACATTGCCACCACTTATTTCCACAAGCTTCCATACCCATTTTCCTTCCTTGCTTGGCCAATCTATTGGGCCATCCAAGGCTGCATTCTCACCGGTGTTTGGGTGATTGCTCATGAGTGTGGCCACCATGCCTTCAGCAAGTACCAACTTGTTGATGACATGGTTGGTTTGACCCTTCACTCTTGTCTATTAGTTCCTTATTTCTCATGGAAAATCAGCCACCGCCGCCACCACTCCAACACAGGTTCCCTCGACCGCGACGAAGTGTTTGTCCCGAAACCAAAATCAAAGGTATCATGGTATAACAAGTACATGAACAATCCACCAGGGAGGGCTATTTCCCTTTTCATCACACTCACACTAGGATGGCCCTTGTACTTGGCCTTCAATGTTTCTGGCAGACCCTATGATAGATTTGCAAGCCACTATGACCCTTATGCTCCCATATACTCTAACAGGGAAAGGCTTCTAATTTATGTCTCAGATTCATCTGTCTTTGCTGTAACATATCTGCTATATCACATAGCAACTTTGAAAGGTTTGGGTTGGGTGGTATGTGTTTATGGGGTGCCATTGCTCATTGTGAATGGGTTTCTAGTTACCATAACCTATTTGCAGCACACACATGCATCATTGCCTCACTATGATTCATCCGAATGGGACTGGTTAAGAGGAGCATTGGCAACAGTGGACAGAGATTATGGGATACTGAATAAGGCATTTCATCATATAACTGATACGCATGTGGCTCATCATTTGTTCTCAACAATGCCTCATTACCATGCAATGGAAGCAACCAATGCAATAAAGCCAATATTGGGTGATTACTACCAATTTGATGGCACCCCAGTTTACAAAGCATTGTGGAGAGAAGCCAAAGAGTGCCTCTATGTGGAGCCAGATGATGGAGCTTCTCAGAAGGGTGTTTATTGGTACAAGAACAAGTTCTGA
- the LOC112776653 gene encoding uncharacterized protein At2g38710, with product MVSANKEMVVYCFDTLVAHYNSHDAPPPAFDEGQHPLFVTWKKVVNGGEPRLRGCIGSLEARGLINGFKDYALNSALRDRRFPPIQAKELPTLECTVSILTDYENANDYLDWEVGTHGIIIEFTDPDYNTRRSATYLPEVAAHEGWTKLEAIDSLIRKAGYNGAITESLRKRLQLTKYQSTLFTMHYSEYVAYVKQARGEAPSILGAKLRN from the exons ATGGTGTCCGCCAACAAGGAGATGGTTGTGTACTGCTTTGACACCCTCGTTGCTCACTACAACAGTCACGATGCTCCTCCTCCTGCCTTTGACGAGGGTCAAca CCCATTATTTGTTACATGGAAGAAAGTGGTAAATGGCGGCGAGCCTCGACTTCGGGGATGTATTGGTTCTCTAGAAGCACGCGGCTTAATCAATGGCTTCAAAGATTATGCGCTCAACAG CGCTCTCAGAGACCGCAGATTTCCACCCATACAGGCAAAAGAGCTTCCTACTTTGGAGTGTACAGTATCTATTCTTACTGATTATGAAAATGCTAACGACTACCTTGATTGGGAG GTAGGGACACATGGTATAATTATTGAATTTACTGATCCTGACTACAACACAAGGCGAAGTGCCACATACCTGCCTGAAGTGGCTGCCCATGAAG GTTGGACTAAATTAGAGGCCATCGATTCCTTGATACGCAAAGCCGGCTACAATGGTGCAATCACAGAGTCACTCAGGAAGCGTTTACAGCTGACCAAATACCAAAGTACCTTATTTACAATGCACTACAGTGAATATGTTGCCTATGTGAAGCAGGCAAGAGGTGAAGCTCCTTCTATTCTTGGAGCCAAGTTACGCAACTAG
- the LOC112775789 gene encoding uncharacterized protein: MSMNMRSVLLTRGFVTRFMDSTSRGAFSRFYSDKGRVLSEEEQAKENVYIQKWERERLEKQKQQAEKEKAEKDKNASDKKPEGSHKG, from the exons ATGTCAATGAACATGAGATCGGTGCTTCTGACTCGGGGATTCGTGACTCGCTTCATGGACTCAACATCTCGCGGTGCTTTCTCTCGTTTCTACAGCGACAAAGGTAGGGTTCTCAGCGAAGAGGAGCAGGCCAAAGAGAACGTCTACATCCAG aaatgggagagagagaggtTGGAGAAACAGAAGCAGCAAGCTGAGAAGGAAAAGGCTGAGAAGGACAAAAACGCTTCTGACAAG